The following are from one region of the Cetobacterium somerae genome:
- a CDS encoding sulfite exporter TauE/SafE family protein yields MDISEVLFMLIIGVGMGFSLMGMSTSILFSPILVSLYGSKLGNGIMFIPFLIADLYVAYLYRNNFDKKIVLKLIPFSVIGMVIASIFANSISEDIFRKIIATIIIFSSILFFLKKYEHKLTKLSWLFGVFGGASSYLANVSGPIFNVYLLSYKQKEEDFIGTRAVFFTVINFIKLFMYIFIFKNINVFTITRGSIAIPTIFLGVFLAKKLLKIMNQKIFNTTVVLLGLIVAIKMLL; encoded by the coding sequence ATGGACATTTCAGAAGTTTTATTTATGCTTATCATTGGAGTTGGAATGGGTTTTAGTTTAATGGGAATGTCAACTTCGATTTTATTTTCACCAATATTGGTTTCATTATATGGTTCAAAACTAGGAAACGGAATAATGTTTATTCCATTTTTAATTGCAGATTTATACGTTGCTTACTTATATCGAAATAATTTTGACAAAAAAATTGTTTTGAAACTCATACCTTTCTCAGTTATTGGAATGGTTATCGCGTCTATTTTTGCAAATTCTATTTCAGAAGATATTTTTAGAAAAATTATTGCAACTATCATTATTTTTTCTAGTATTTTATTCTTCTTAAAAAAATACGAACATAAATTAACAAAACTTTCCTGGCTATTTGGAGTCTTTGGTGGTGCTTCATCATATTTAGCAAATGTTTCAGGACCTATTTTCAACGTATATCTACTTAGTTATAAACAAAAAGAAGAAGATTTTATTGGTACAAGAGCTGTTTTTTTTACGGTTATTAACTTTATAAAGCTTTTCATGTATATATTTATATTTAAAAATATCAACGTATTTACTATAACTAGAGGATCGATTGCTATTCCTACAATATTTTTAGGTGTATTTCTTGCTAAGAAACTTTTAAAAATAATGAATCAAAAAATCTTTAATACAACAGTTGTTTTATTAGGGCTTATAGTGGCAATTAAAATGCTACTATAA
- the gmhB gene encoding D-glycero-beta-D-manno-heptose 1,7-bisphosphate 7-phosphatase — protein MRKVIFLDRDGTINVEKSYLHKWEDFEFEKNAIEGLKKLKDLGYEFIVVTNQSGIGRGYYTEEDLVTLNNQMTEKLKEFGIEILECFYCPHHPEKGIGKYKVDCNCRKPNPGMLLEGIKKYDVDIENSFMIGDKKGDLEAGKKAGLKSILVLTGYGKKIEEEVKGNYLIAKDLLEVVTILKK, from the coding sequence ATGAGAAAAGTTATATTTTTAGATAGAGATGGAACAATAAATGTAGAAAAATCATATCTTCATAAATGGGAAGATTTTGAATTTGAAAAAAATGCAATAGAAGGATTAAAGAAATTAAAAGATTTAGGTTATGAATTTATAGTTGTTACAAATCAATCAGGAATAGGAAGAGGTTATTATACTGAAGAGGATTTAGTAACACTAAATAATCAAATGACTGAGAAACTAAAAGAGTTCGGAATAGAAATTTTAGAATGTTTTTATTGTCCTCATCATCCAGAAAAAGGTATCGGAAAGTATAAAGTTGATTGTAATTGTAGAAAACCTAATCCTGGAATGTTATTAGAAGGAATCAAAAAATACGATGTAGATATAGAAAATTCCTTTATGATTGGAGATAAAAAAGGTGATTTAGAGGCTGGAAAAAAAGCAGGTTTAAAATCAATTTTAGTTTTAACTGGTTATGGAAAAAAAATAGAAGAAGAAGTTAAAGGGAATTATTTAATTGCAAAAGATTTATTAGAGGTTGTAACGATATTAAAAAAATAA
- a CDS encoding YeiH family protein, protein MSIFNSAKKIIPGLLLCILIAQLGVFLGKFVPSIGGAPLAIFLGLIAGNTFAKSTIFAPGSKFSESDLLSYSIVLLGGTLSISTILQLGVSGIAFILLQMTLTIALTMFIGKKLGFSKHFRALMASGNAVCGSSAIGASSPVINAEDNDKGISITIVNLTGTMLMFALIPIASYLYNFETLQTSALLGGILQSVGQVIAAGSMVNHNVLEMATIFKIVRIVFLVVVVLWLSREFNNKELEIDTEFALEEEAYSKQKNKISIPWYIIGFFILCILFSFGLIPSEISKTFKLISSKFEIVALAGIGMRVNISELVKQGPKASLYGLLVGLSQIFIAIILIKIFI, encoded by the coding sequence TTGAGTATATTTAATTCTGCTAAGAAGATAATTCCTGGCCTACTACTTTGTATTTTGATTGCACAGCTTGGAGTTTTTCTTGGGAAATTTGTCCCAAGCATCGGTGGAGCTCCCCTTGCTATTTTCTTAGGACTTATAGCTGGAAACACTTTTGCTAAATCAACTATTTTTGCTCCTGGTTCTAAATTTTCGGAAAGTGATTTACTTTCATATTCAATTGTTTTATTGGGAGGTACTTTAAGTATTAGCACTATTCTTCAACTTGGTGTTTCTGGTATCGCTTTTATTCTTTTACAAATGACTTTAACAATTGCTTTAACTATGTTCATTGGTAAAAAACTTGGATTTTCTAAACATTTTAGGGCTCTTATGGCAAGTGGAAATGCAGTTTGTGGATCTTCAGCAATTGGTGCTAGTTCACCAGTAATTAATGCTGAAGACAATGATAAAGGGATATCTATTACAATTGTTAATTTAACAGGAACTATGCTTATGTTTGCTCTGATTCCTATAGCTAGTTATCTATATAATTTTGAAACTTTACAAACTTCTGCTCTTCTTGGTGGTATTTTACAATCAGTTGGACAAGTTATCGCAGCAGGAAGTATGGTAAACCACAACGTTCTTGAAATGGCGACTATTTTTAAAATTGTAAGAATTGTATTTTTAGTTGTTGTTGTTTTATGGTTATCTAGAGAATTTAATAATAAAGAACTTGAAATAGATACTGAGTTTGCTTTAGAAGAAGAAGCATATAGTAAACAGAAAAACAAAATATCTATACCTTGGTATATTATAGGATTTTTTATTCTTTGTATATTATTTAGTTTTGGGTTAATTCCTAGCGAAATATCTAAAACCTTTAAATTAATTTCATCTAAGTTTGAAATCGTTGCTCTTGCTGGTATTGGTATGAGAGTAAATATTAGTGAACTTGTTAAACAAGGTCCTAAAGCATCTCTTTATGGACTATTAGTTGGATTAAGTCAAATTTTTATAGCGATTATTTTAATAAAAATTTTTATATAA
- the secA gene encoding preprotein translocase subunit SecA — protein sequence MFGDLLKKIFGTRNDREIKRIKKLVTMINSLEPEIEKLSDDELKGKTYEFRQRLEKGETLDDVLVEAFAVVREASKRVHGMRHYDVQLIGGIVLHEGKITEMKTGEGKTLVATAPVYLNALSGKGVHVITVNDYLAQRDRELMGRVYEFLGLTSGVIVNGMENAARKAAYEADITYGTNSEFGFDYLRDNMVNKVEDKVQRPLNFCIVDEVDSILIDEARTPLIISGAASETTKWYSIFCQVAFRLDRSFETEKIKDAKTKKEMNIPDEQWGDYEVDEKARNIVLTDKGIKKVEQLLNIDNLYSPEHVELTHYLNQALKAKELFIKDRDYLIREGEVVIIDEFTGRAMEGRRYSDGLHQAIEAKEGVNVAGENQTLASITLQNYFRMYDKLAGMTGTAETEAAEFMHTYGLEVIVIPTNKPVQRVDFPDLVYKTKKEKTDAIIKRIEELYAKGQPVLVGTVSIKSSEELSELLKEKGIPHNVLNAKLHAKEAEIVAQAGRYQAVTIATNMAGRGTDIMLGGNPEFRAIAEIGSRDAGNYPVILDKYKVECEEEKQKVISAGGLFILGTERHESRRIDNQLRGRAGRQGDPGASEFYLCLEDDLMRLFGSERIQGVMEKLGLPEGESIQHRMINKAIENAQKKVESRNFGIRKNLLEFDDVMNKQREAIYASRNEALEKEDLKETILGMLKSSISDIVVERFVGEFKDEWDIVGVKDALLEKYGYEITDMQEYKALTVEEYADKIYKDIEKDYEKKEEEITPEIMRKVEKYVLFEVVDARWREHLKALDALREGIYLRSYGQKDPLVEYKIISGDMYSRMLSTIKTEATSYMFKVVVKNPEEEVVEPGVEEELDFDSACKCGSGKIYGKCCGRV from the coding sequence ATGTTTGGAGATTTATTAAAGAAGATTTTCGGTACAAGAAATGACAGAGAGATTAAAAGAATCAAGAAATTAGTAACAATGATAAACTCGTTAGAACCTGAAATAGAAAAACTTTCAGATGATGAGTTAAAGGGGAAAACTTACGAATTTAGACAAAGATTAGAGAAAGGCGAAACATTAGATGATGTTTTAGTTGAGGCTTTTGCAGTTGTGAGAGAAGCATCAAAAAGAGTTCATGGAATGAGACACTATGATGTACAATTAATTGGTGGAATTGTACTTCACGAAGGAAAAATAACAGAGATGAAAACAGGAGAAGGAAAAACATTAGTTGCAACAGCTCCAGTTTATTTAAATGCTTTAAGTGGAAAAGGAGTTCACGTTATAACTGTTAATGATTATCTAGCTCAAAGAGATAGAGAGTTAATGGGAAGAGTTTATGAATTTTTAGGATTAACTTCAGGGGTAATTGTAAATGGAATGGAAAATGCAGCAAGAAAAGCTGCTTATGAAGCTGATATTACATATGGTACAAACTCTGAATTTGGATTTGACTATTTAAGAGACAATATGGTTAACAAAGTTGAGGATAAGGTTCAAAGACCTTTAAATTTCTGTATAGTGGATGAGGTTGACTCGATACTAATCGATGAAGCTAGAACGCCATTAATCATATCAGGAGCAGCTTCAGAAACGACAAAATGGTATTCTATTTTCTGCCAGGTAGCTTTTAGATTAGATAGAAGTTTTGAAACGGAAAAAATAAAAGATGCCAAAACAAAAAAAGAGATGAATATTCCTGACGAGCAGTGGGGAGACTATGAAGTAGATGAAAAAGCTAGAAACATAGTTTTAACAGATAAAGGAATTAAAAAAGTTGAACAATTATTAAATATAGATAACTTATACTCACCAGAGCATGTTGAGTTAACTCACTATTTAAATCAAGCCTTAAAAGCAAAGGAACTATTTATAAAAGATAGAGACTATTTAATTAGAGAGGGAGAAGTAGTTATAATTGATGAGTTTACTGGAAGAGCTATGGAAGGTAGAAGATACTCAGATGGTCTTCATCAAGCTATTGAAGCAAAAGAAGGAGTAAATGTTGCTGGAGAAAATCAAACACTTGCATCAATAACACTTCAAAACTACTTTAGAATGTATGATAAATTAGCTGGTATGACAGGAACTGCAGAAACAGAAGCAGCAGAATTTATGCATACTTACGGTTTAGAGGTAATCGTAATACCAACAAATAAACCTGTACAAAGAGTTGATTTCCCTGATTTAGTTTATAAAACAAAAAAAGAGAAAACAGATGCTATTATAAAAAGAATAGAAGAGCTTTATGCAAAAGGACAACCAGTTTTAGTAGGTACTGTATCAATAAAAAGTTCAGAGGAGCTTTCAGAGTTATTAAAAGAAAAAGGTATCCCTCATAATGTCCTTAATGCTAAATTACATGCTAAAGAAGCAGAAATTGTAGCTCAAGCAGGAAGATATCAGGCTGTAACAATAGCTACTAATATGGCAGGTAGAGGAACTGATATCATGCTAGGAGGAAATCCAGAGTTTAGAGCTATTGCAGAGATTGGAAGTAGAGATGCTGGAAATTATCCAGTAATTTTAGATAAATATAAAGTTGAATGTGAAGAGGAAAAGCAAAAAGTAATTTCAGCTGGTGGATTATTTATTTTAGGTACAGAGAGACATGAATCTAGAAGAATAGATAATCAGCTAAGAGGTAGAGCAGGAAGACAAGGAGACCCAGGAGCATCGGAATTCTATCTATGTTTAGAGGACGACCTTATGAGACTGTTTGGATCTGAAAGAATTCAAGGAGTTATGGAAAAGCTTGGACTACCTGAAGGGGAATCAATTCAACATAGAATGATAAACAAAGCTATTGAAAATGCTCAGAAAAAAGTTGAATCAAGAAACTTTGGAATTAGAAAAAATCTTCTTGAATTTGATGATGTAATGAATAAGCAAAGAGAAGCTATCTATGCAAGTAGAAATGAAGCTCTAGAGAAAGAAGATTTAAAAGAAACAATTTTAGGAATGTTAAAATCAAGTATTTCAGACATAGTTGTGGAAAGATTTGTAGGAGAATTTAAAGATGAGTGGGATATTGTTGGAGTTAAAGATGCTCTTCTTGAAAAATATGGATATGAAATAACAGATATGCAAGAATATAAAGCTTTAACAGTGGAAGAATACGCTGATAAAATATATAAAGATATTGAAAAAGATTATGAGAAAAAAGAGGAAGAAATAACTCCTGAAATCATGAGAAAAGTAGAAAAATATGTTTTATTTGAAGTGGTAGATGCTAGATGGAGAGAACATTTAAAAGCTTTAGATGCTTTAAGAGAAGGAATCTATTTAAGATCTTATGGACAAAAAGACCCGTTAGTAGAATATAAAATTATATCTGGAGATATGTACTCTAGAATGTTATCAACAATAAAAACAGAGGCGACATCATATATGTTTAAAGTTGTTGTTAAAAATCCTGAAGAGGAAGTTGTAGAACCAGGGGTAGAAGAGGAACTAGATTTCGATTCAGCTTGTAAGTGTGGAAGTGGAAAAATATACGGAAAATGTTGTGGAAGAGTGTAG
- a CDS encoding PHP domain-containing protein, with product MKDLSERYDLHTHTTYSDGTFTVKELLNRAKYIGLKGIAITDHDTMEGISEGKEIARELDLKFIPGIEFSCSYQGYEIHILGYFLNDKSEKLASKLIELKKARKERNEKIIKKLNNLGLKITMEEIEKEATGTIVSRAHICNVMMNKGFVYSKGEAFKQYLGRNGVAYVEKGSSDPIEIIKLIKECKGISALAHPSLICDSRERTEKIIDILLEAGLDGLEVEYSSYTPKEIKYYRKLATEKGLLKVGGSDFHGGNRVGVDIAHASIKEEDIKDLLERESKEEVK from the coding sequence ATGAAGGATTTAAGTGAAAGGTATGATTTACATACTCATACAACATATTCAGATGGAACATTTACTGTGAAAGAGCTTTTAAATAGAGCTAAATACATTGGTTTAAAAGGAATAGCAATAACAGACCATGATACAATGGAAGGTATTTCTGAGGGGAAAGAGATAGCTCGTGAACTAGATTTAAAATTTATACCTGGAATAGAGTTTTCATGTTCTTATCAAGGATATGAGATTCACATTTTAGGATATTTTTTAAATGACAAATCGGAAAAATTAGCGTCAAAACTAATAGAGCTAAAAAAAGCTAGAAAAGAAAGAAATGAAAAAATTATTAAAAAATTAAATAATTTAGGCCTTAAAATAACAATGGAAGAGATAGAAAAAGAAGCTACAGGAACTATTGTAAGCAGAGCTCACATCTGTAATGTTATGATGAATAAAGGATTTGTTTATTCAAAAGGTGAGGCTTTTAAGCAGTACTTAGGAAGAAATGGTGTAGCTTATGTAGAAAAAGGTAGCTCAGATCCTATTGAGATTATAAAGCTTATAAAGGAATGTAAGGGAATCTCAGCTCTAGCTCATCCTAGTTTAATTTGTGATTCAAGAGAAAGAACAGAAAAGATAATAGATATTCTTTTAGAGGCTGGATTAGATGGATTAGAGGTAGAGTATAGTTCATATACCCCTAAAGAGATTAAATACTACAGAAAATTAGCCACAGAAAAAGGTTTGTTGAAAGTTGGGGGATCAGATTTTCATGGTGGAAATAGAGTGGGAGTAGATATTGCTCATGCTTCTATTAAAGAAGAGGATATAAAAGATTTATTAGAAAGAGAAAGCAAGGAGGAAGTAAAATGA
- the rfaD gene encoding ADP-glyceromanno-heptose 6-epimerase → MIIVTGAAGFIGSAYIWKLNEMGINDILAVDKLRTEEKWLNLRKRDYADWCDRDELFAWLENEENASKVTAVLHMGAISATTEKDGDLLMKNNYEYSKKLWDFCADRNIVYVYASSAATYGGGEQGYSDEGTPEELKKLMPLNKYGYSKKFFDDWAFKQEKAPKQWIGAKFFNVYGPQEYHKGRMASMVFHTFNQFNENGGVKLFKSHKEGYRDGEQLRDFIYIKDVVDMLYFCMFNEVPSGVYNIGTGEARSFHDLSMETMKNASENFELKTEEVIEFVPMPEDLRGRYQYFTQASMRKLREAGYTKEFCSLEDGVADYVKYLKKEDSYL, encoded by the coding sequence ATGATTATAGTAACAGGAGCAGCTGGATTTATAGGAAGCGCTTATATTTGGAAATTAAATGAGATGGGAATAAATGATATATTAGCTGTTGATAAATTAAGAACTGAGGAAAAATGGTTAAATTTAAGAAAGAGAGATTATGCTGACTGGTGTGATAGAGATGAGCTTTTTGCATGGCTTGAAAATGAAGAAAATGCAAGTAAAGTAACAGCAGTTTTACATATGGGAGCTATATCAGCAACAACTGAGAAAGATGGAGATCTTTTAATGAAGAATAACTATGAGTATTCAAAAAAGTTATGGGATTTCTGTGCTGATAGAAATATTGTGTATGTATATGCCTCTTCAGCAGCTACTTATGGTGGAGGAGAGCAAGGTTATAGTGATGAGGGAACTCCAGAAGAACTAAAAAAATTAATGCCATTAAATAAATATGGATATTCTAAAAAATTCTTTGATGATTGGGCATTTAAGCAGGAGAAAGCTCCAAAACAATGGATAGGAGCTAAATTCTTTAATGTATATGGGCCACAAGAGTATCATAAAGGAAGAATGGCTTCAATGGTATTCCATACATTTAACCAATTTAATGAAAATGGTGGAGTAAAACTATTTAAATCTCATAAAGAGGGATATAGAGATGGGGAGCAATTAAGAGATTTCATCTATATTAAAGATGTTGTAGATATGCTATATTTCTGTATGTTTAATGAAGTTCCATCAGGAGTTTATAATATAGGAACAGGAGAAGCAAGAAGCTTCCATGATTTATCAATGGAAACTATGAAAAATGCTAGCGAAAACTTTGAATTAAAAACAGAAGAAGTAATAGAGTTTGTTCCAATGCCAGAGGATTTAAGAGGAAGATATCAATACTTTACACAAGCTTCAATGAGAAAATTAAGAGAAGCAGGTTATACTAAAGAGTTTTGTTCTTTAGAGGATGGAGTAGCTGACTATGTAAAATATCTTAAAAAAGAGGATAGCTACCTATAG
- a CDS encoding undecaprenyl-diphosphate phosphatase: MNPFLLVIILGIVEGMTEFVPVSSTGHMILVERFINSPLVSKSFMDNFLVIIQFGAILSVVAYFWKDLTPFVKTKEEFKEKFSLWTKIIVGVLPAGVIGLLADDYISEFFMDNTTVVASMLILYGIIFILVERKNLKGKVTSIKQMSYRLAFTIGFFQCLAMIPGTSRSGATIVGSLLLGVSRAAAAEYSFFLAIPTMAGATLLKLLKNGLNFTTLEWQLLIVGSVVSFVVAYVVINWFMGYIKKRTFVAFGVYRIIIGILVLLLMK; this comes from the coding sequence ATGAATCCATTTTTACTAGTTATTATACTGGGAATTGTAGAAGGGATGACAGAGTTTGTTCCTGTAAGTAGTACAGGTCATATGATATTAGTGGAGAGATTTATAAACTCTCCTCTTGTATCTAAAAGTTTTATGGATAACTTTTTAGTAATTATTCAGTTTGGAGCTATTTTATCAGTTGTAGCTTACTTTTGGAAAGATTTAACTCCTTTTGTAAAAACAAAAGAGGAGTTTAAAGAGAAATTTTCTTTGTGGACAAAGATAATAGTGGGAGTTTTACCTGCAGGAGTTATTGGATTGTTAGCAGATGATTATATATCTGAATTTTTTATGGATAACACAACAGTAGTTGCAAGTATGCTTATACTTTATGGTATTATTTTTATTTTAGTTGAAAGAAAAAATTTAAAAGGTAAAGTAACTTCAATAAAGCAGATGTCATATAGATTGGCTTTTACAATTGGATTTTTCCAATGTTTAGCTATGATTCCGGGAACATCACGTTCAGGAGCGACGATAGTGGGATCTTTACTTTTAGGTGTATCTAGAGCGGCAGCAGCAGAGTATTCATTTTTCTTAGCTATTCCAACAATGGCAGGAGCAACTCTACTGAAGCTCCTAAAAAATGGACTTAATTTTACAACTTTAGAATGGCAACTTTTAATAGTGGGATCTGTGGTTTCTTTTGTTGTAGCATATGTTGTTATTAATTGGTTTATGGGATATATAAAAAAGAGAACTTTTGTGGCTTTTGGAGTATATAGAATCATAATTGGAATTTTAGTTTTATTATTAATGAAATAG
- a CDS encoding coproporphyrinogen III oxidase: protein MSIVTNFPLSEKSLEEFVRIMLPKEVGKDIKGEVSYKENKIIVKAEIDGKEAIMEEENLEHIIEDQNLIMLKGGLLKALNKNYPWGSLIGVRPTKMTRRLMQMGFSKERVRNLLNNMYLANFDKIDLLMRVIETEEKLLNKDAMNMYIGIPFCPSKCRYCSFASYEINSSLGRFYPKFVETLLEEIELVGELSKNKGYKYESLYIGGGTPSILTEEDTEKVLKAVHKNIDLSNLKEFTFEAGREDAITKRKLEILKEYGVDRVSLNPQTFKEQTLKDLNRTFNREHFDEVYRDIKEIGFILNMDLILGLPGESVEDILNTLNELEKYDIENLTVHALAKKKGSPLYHEDFEESEVERMLVENAISELVKRKGMEPYYMYRQKNSLDWGENVGYSIPGAESRFNIEMIEENQQTMGLGGGAISKAIHKETEYIDQIERLVNPKDPALYIAEMRMRHNKKIELFSKEI from the coding sequence GTGTCAATAGTTACTAACTTTCCTCTAAGTGAAAAAAGTTTAGAGGAGTTTGTAAGAATTATGTTACCTAAAGAAGTAGGTAAAGATATAAAAGGTGAAGTAAGTTATAAAGAGAATAAGATAATTGTAAAAGCTGAAATAGATGGAAAAGAAGCTATAATGGAAGAGGAGAATTTAGAGCATATAATTGAAGATCAAAATTTAATAATGTTAAAAGGAGGTCTATTAAAAGCTCTTAATAAAAATTATCCATGGGGTAGTTTAATTGGTGTAAGGCCTACTAAAATGACTAGACGACTTATGCAAATGGGATTTTCAAAAGAAAGAGTTAGAAATCTTTTAAATAATATGTACCTTGCTAATTTTGATAAAATAGATCTTTTAATGAGAGTTATTGAAACAGAGGAAAAATTATTAAATAAAGATGCAATGAATATGTATATAGGTATTCCTTTTTGTCCATCTAAGTGTAGATATTGTTCTTTTGCTTCTTATGAAATAAATAGTAGTTTAGGTCGTTTTTATCCAAAATTCGTAGAAACACTTTTAGAAGAGATTGAGCTTGTAGGAGAACTTTCAAAAAATAAAGGTTATAAATACGAATCATTGTATATAGGTGGTGGAACACCAAGTATTTTAACAGAAGAGGATACTGAAAAAGTTTTAAAAGCAGTTCATAAAAATATAGATCTTTCAAATTTAAAAGAGTTTACCTTTGAAGCTGGAAGAGAAGATGCTATAACTAAAAGAAAACTAGAGATTCTTAAGGAATATGGAGTAGATAGAGTAAGTTTAAATCCTCAGACATTTAAAGAACAGACTTTGAAAGATTTAAATAGAACGTTCAATAGAGAACATTTTGATGAAGTGTATAGAGATATAAAGGAGATTGGATTTATATTGAATATGGACTTAATATTAGGATTACCTGGTGAAAGTGTTGAAGATATATTAAATACTTTGAACGAGCTTGAAAAATATGATATAGAAAACTTAACGGTTCATGCCTTAGCTAAAAAAAAGGGATCACCTCTATATCATGAAGATTTTGAGGAATCTGAAGTTGAAAGAATGTTAGTTGAAAATGCAATAAGTGAACTTGTAAAAAGGAAAGGAATGGAACCTTACTATATGTATCGTCAAAAAAATAGTTTAGATTGGGGAGAAAATGTAGGATACTCTATTCCAGGAGCTGAATCTAGATTTAATATAGAGATGATAGAAGAAAATCAACAAACTATGGGTCTTGGTGGTGGAGCTATAAGTAAAGCCATTCATAAAGAAACAGAATATATTGATCAAATAGAAAGATTAGTTAATCCTAAAGATCCAGCATTATATATTGCAGAGATGAGAATGAGACACAATAAGAAAATAGAACTTTTTTCTAAGGAGATATAA
- a CDS encoding ComEA family DNA-binding protein, translating into MKKLIFSILILLISTFSYGIIESEFKVIESKNTLDAQNLLLDINKASKSDMLKNGISQSYVDKIIEYRDITGGYKKLNEMTRISGIGKKTYEKLKVKFKEPQNIKLNRFNINKADDKTLIYYGFSKKEIQSIRKYHENSTIRNNLELKKIISSKKYEDLKDYIDY; encoded by the coding sequence ATGAAAAAGTTAATTTTTTCAATTTTAATTTTATTAATATCAACTTTTTCTTATGGAATAATTGAAAGTGAATTTAAAGTTATTGAGAGTAAAAATACACTAGATGCTCAAAATTTACTTTTAGATATTAATAAAGCAAGTAAAAGTGATATGTTAAAAAACGGAATATCTCAAAGTTATGTGGATAAAATAATAGAATATAGAGATATAACTGGTGGATATAAAAAATTAAACGAAATGACTAGAATATCTGGAATTGGAAAAAAGACTTATGAAAAGCTAAAAGTAAAGTTTAAAGAGCCACAAAATATTAAACTAAATAGATTTAATATCAATAAGGCAGATGATAAAACTTTAATATATTATGGATTTAGTAAAAAAGAGATACAAAGCATTAGAAAATACCATGAAAATAGTACTATTAGAAATAATTTGGAATTAAAAAAAATTATTTCCAGTAAAAAATATGAAGATTTAAAAGATTATATCGATTATTAG
- the hslO gene encoding Hsp33 family molecular chaperone HslO, which yields MSRLIRGVSKNARFVLVDTKDIVQEALDIHKCSPTAISAFGRLLSAGVMMGATLKGNDILTLRTMTDGPLSSMVVTVDKDGVKGYVSNPEADLPAKENGQPDVQALVGRGTLNVIKDLGLKDPYVGVSTIESGEIAYDIAYYYVTSEQTPTVIALGVDLENETTVRSAGGYMIQLLPDAEENFIVELEKKIGAIRSVTELFKGGMDLERILHLLYEDMNDESHEKLVEPYEILDSKEIKYNCNCDKEKFYKGIITLGKEQLEEILAERGEVEAECHFCGKRYSFKREDLGEIL from the coding sequence ATGAGTAGATTAATTAGAGGTGTAAGTAAAAATGCAAGATTTGTTCTTGTAGATACAAAAGATATTGTACAGGAAGCTTTAGATATTCATAAGTGTAGTCCAACTGCTATATCAGCTTTTGGAAGACTTCTTTCAGCTGGAGTTATGATGGGAGCAACCCTAAAAGGAAATGATATACTAACACTTAGAACAATGACAGATGGACCTTTATCAAGTATGGTAGTAACAGTTGATAAGGATGGTGTAAAAGGTTATGTTTCAAATCCAGAAGCAGATTTACCAGCAAAAGAGAATGGACAACCAGATGTTCAAGCTTTAGTAGGAAGAGGAACTTTAAATGTTATCAAAGATTTAGGTTTAAAGGATCCTTATGTTGGAGTATCAACAATAGAAAGCGGAGAGATTGCATATGATATTGCATATTATTATGTAACTTCAGAGCAAACACCTACAGTAATAGCTTTAGGTGTAGATTTAGAAAATGAAACAACTGTTAGATCAGCTGGTGGATACATGATTCAGCTTTTACCAGATGCAGAAGAAAATTTTATAGTAGAGTTAGAGAAGAAAATAGGAGCTATTAGAAGTGTAACAGAATTATTTAAAGGTGGAATGGATTTAGAAAGAATCTTACACCTTTTATATGAGGATATGAATGATGAAAGTCATGAGAAATTAGTAGAACCATATGAAATTTTAGACTCAAAAGAGATAAAATATAATTGTAATTGTGATAAAGAGAAATTCTATAAAGGAATTATAACTTTAGGAAAAGAGCAATTAGAAGAGATATTAGCTGAAAGAGGAGAGGTAGAAGCTGAGTGTCATTTCTGTGGAAAGAGATACTCATTTAAAAGAGAGGATTTAGGTGAGATATTGTGA